The DNA segment CGCGCAGGTACGAGACGAGAACGGTGAAGAGCTCCACGGTCAATCCCCTTGAGTTCCGGCGACCGCCCGGCTTGGCGGCCTTGTGCCAGACTTATCGGGCGCTGCTGCGGGCTCTGGAGTCCCATTCGGTTGCGGCCGGTTGCGGCTGTGTCACCGATTCGAGGTGGCCGACCCCTGCGCCAGCACGTTACGCAGCATGCCCGCCAGGATGTCCGCGGTGTACGGCTTGGTGATGAAGGGCGAACCCGCCTTGATCAGGCCTTTCTTGACCGCTGTCGCCTCGGGGAGACCGGATACGTACACCACCTTCATGGTCGGGCGCACGGCCGCGGCCGAGCGGGACAGCTCGCCCCCGGACACGCCCGGCAGGCCCAGGTCGGTCAGGAGGACGTCGATCGGGCCGTCGTGCACCCGGCATTTCATCAGCGCGCTCACCGGATCCTGAGCGGCGATCACCGAGAATCCGCGCAGTTCCAGCATCTGGCTGGTCACCTCGCGCAGGTCCTCGTCGTCCTCGACCAGCAGGACGACCGGACCGGTACGTTCTGTCGGCTGCCACATGGTTCCTCCCGGCACCCTGGACTCTGCGACAAACCTATAGAGCGGCCTGCGCCACCGTTCCGGAATGGCGGAAAACGCGGGTGACCGGCGTCTCAATCCATCGGGAATTATCGATCCCTTGCCCCGGTTGCAGCGGCCACAGGAACGATCTCGGGGAGTGAGAGACATGAGCGAGAAGAAGGTCATCGCGGTCGTCGGCGCCACCGGAGCGCAGGGCAACGGGCTGGTCCGGGCGATCCTGGCCGACACCGACGGCGGCTACGCGGTCCGCGCGCTGACGCGTGATGCGACGTCACCCAAGGCGCAGGAGCTGGTCAAGCTCGGCGCCGAGGTGGTGCAGGCGGACAACTACGACGAGGAGAGCCTGATGAAGGCGTTCGCCGGGGCGTACGGCGCGTATCTCGTCACGAACTTCTGGGCGCACATGTCGGCGGAGAAGGAGCTCGAGGAGGCTGCGAACCTCGCGAACGCCGCCCGCAGGACCGGCCTGAAGCACGTCGTCTGGTCGACGCTGGAGGACACCCGAGACCACATCCCGGTGACCGACGACCGG comes from the Actinoplanes sp. OR16 genome and includes:
- a CDS encoding response regulator, whose translation is MWQPTERTGPVVLLVEDDEDLREVTSQMLELRGFSVIAAQDPVSALMKCRVHDGPIDVLLTDLGLPGVSGGELSRSAAAVRPTMKVVYVSGLPEATAVKKGLIKAGSPFITKPYTADILAGMLRNVLAQGSATSNR